From Prinia subflava isolate CZ2003 ecotype Zambia chromosome 20, Cam_Psub_1.2, whole genome shotgun sequence, the proteins below share one genomic window:
- the FUNDC2 gene encoding FUN14 domain-containing protein 2, whose amino-acid sequence MAVPGGGAKDDTFNVLDLAEYTKNRPWWRKIFAPSSGSSAEKYNVATQLVIGGVTGWCTGFIFQKVGKLAATAVGGGFFLLQIANHTGYIKVDWNLVQRDMDKAKQQLKFHSSGNKMPPEVKSRVDEAIIFLKKNVILTGGFAGGFLLGMAS is encoded by the exons ATGGCGGTGCCGGGCGGAG GTGCGAAGGACGACACGTTCAACGTGCTGGACCTGGCGGAGTACACCAAGAACCGGCCCTGGTGGCGCAAGATCTTCGCCCCCAGCTCGGGGTCGAGCGCTGAGAAATACAATGTGGCCACGCAGCTGGTGATCGGAGGGGTCACGGGATG GTGTACTGGATTCATCTTCCAGAAAGTTGGGAAGCTGGCAGCGACGGCAGTGGGAGGAGGCTTTTTCCTACTTCAG ATTGCAAACCACACGGGATACATCAAGGTAGACTGGAATCTGGTACAACGGGACATGGACAAAgccaagcagcagctgaaatttCACAGCAGTGGTAATAAAATGCCTCCAGAAGTGAAGAGCAGAGTGGATGAG GCGATCATATTTCTGAAGAAGAATGTTATCCTGACTGGAGGGTTTGCTGGAGGATTCCTGCTTGGAATGGCATCCTAG